In Sphingomonas crocodyli, a genomic segment contains:
- the cobA gene encoding uroporphyrinogen-III C-methyltransferase: MPPSEPVWLVGAGPGDPELLTRKAERLITEADIIFHDALVGPAILDFARPQTELVSVGKRSGRHSKDQDDINVLLAEAALAGKKVVRLKGGDPSIFGRSTEEIEHIAAFGIPVRICPGITAASAAAASGIASLTLRGLARRLTFVTAHARKGETIDLDWTALAAPDTTLAVYMGRAAAPTIAQRLIAAGRAADTPVMIAVNVSLPDERLIRGRLDALAFLTATISDDDPTLLLIGEAVCKRLSSCSAGLLPPKKTLMQIS, translated from the coding sequence ATGCCGCCGTCTGAACCCGTCTGGCTGGTGGGCGCCGGCCCCGGCGATCCCGAACTTCTCACGCGCAAGGCCGAACGGTTGATCACCGAAGCCGACATCATCTTCCACGACGCACTGGTCGGCCCCGCCATCCTCGATTTCGCCCGGCCGCAAACCGAACTGGTCAGCGTCGGCAAAAGATCGGGGCGTCACTCGAAGGATCAGGACGACATCAACGTCCTGCTCGCCGAAGCCGCACTCGCGGGCAAGAAGGTCGTCCGTCTGAAGGGCGGAGATCCCTCGATCTTCGGCCGATCGACCGAGGAGATCGAGCATATCGCCGCCTTCGGCATCCCCGTCCGCATCTGCCCCGGCATCACCGCCGCCAGCGCGGCCGCCGCCAGCGGCATCGCCTCACTCACCCTACGCGGCCTCGCTCGCCGCCTGACCTTCGTGACCGCGCACGCGCGCAAGGGCGAGACGATCGATCTCGACTGGACCGCGCTTGCCGCCCCCGACACCACCCTCGCCGTCTATATGGGCCGCGCCGCCGCACCCACGATCGCCCAACGCCTGATCGCCGCAGGCCGCGCCGCCGACACGCCGGTCATGATCGCGGTCAACGTCTCCCTCCCCGACGAACGCCTGATCCGCGGCCGCCTCGACGCACTCGCCTTCCTGACTGCGACGATCAGCGACGATGATCCCACCCTGCTACTGATCGGCGAGGCGGTGTGCAAGCGGCTGTCATCCTGCAGTGCCGGACTGTTGCCGCCGAAAAAGACATTGATGCAAATCAGTTAG
- a CDS encoding nitrate reductase has protein sequence MSEAAVRTTCAYCGVGCGIRATVTGDRQVKIEGDPDHPANRGRLCSKGTHLGETVGLDGRLLHPMIGDKRVGWDKALDLVARRFKETIARHGPDSVAFYVSGQLLTEDYYVANKLMKGFIGSGNIDTNSRLCMSSAVAGHIRAFGEDVVPASYDDLDAADLIILVGSNTAWCHPIVYQRIMAARAERGTKLVVIDPRRTETCEDADLHLAIRPGSDVALMNGLLAHCRREGLLDEAFLTAHVATPDDFWDAIEEDSDLWSVAKTCDVAPADLKQYYDLFAANPRTVTLFSQGINQALRGTDQVNAIINLHLATGRIGKPGAAPFSITGQPNAMGGREVGGLASTLAAHMDFAPENVARVGRFWSAPAMATKPGLKAVDLFRAVGEGRIKALWVMATNPAVSMPDAGRVREALAACPFVVVSDVIADTDTGRFAHVRLPATGWAEKDGTVTNSERRISRQRGLLPAPGEARPDWWIISEVGKRMGWGSAFAYERPADIYREHARLSTYQNGGARLFDIGHHAAIGNAAYDAMEPNLWGGQPFADGGFSTPDGRARLVSVRQAKLADPLKDWPLTLNTGRYRDQWHTMTRTGLSPKLARHREEPLAEINPEDAERRGIAEGDIVRVATPQGESLFRATLSEGQRRGEMFTPIHWTDRQSSGGRTGLLPRPLTDPHSGQPGFKSTPTQVEKVATEWRAFLIVRGEAPRWPEAVWTTRITVGGGALYELAGNGDPAALEKALPKGDWIEAADKARGTRRIAVIAEERMAAALFVTRDGELPSRDWLIAQLQAPSVAPTLLAARAPGAQADRGPIICVCFDIGLKTIVAAIADQRLADVAAIGKALGAGTNCGSCRPALGRILTENTAAKEVSHAAV, from the coding sequence GTGAGCGAGGCGGCGGTCCGCACCACCTGCGCCTATTGCGGCGTCGGCTGCGGCATCCGCGCGACCGTGACCGGCGATCGGCAGGTGAAGATCGAGGGCGATCCCGATCATCCCGCCAATCGCGGCCGCCTCTGTTCGAAGGGCACCCATCTGGGCGAGACGGTGGGGCTGGACGGGCGCCTGCTCCACCCGATGATCGGCGACAAACGCGTCGGATGGGACAAGGCGCTCGATCTGGTCGCGCGCCGCTTCAAGGAGACGATCGCGCGCCACGGGCCGGACAGCGTCGCCTTCTACGTCTCGGGCCAGCTGCTGACCGAGGATTATTATGTCGCCAACAAGCTGATGAAGGGCTTCATCGGCTCCGGCAATATCGACACCAATTCGCGCCTGTGCATGTCGAGCGCGGTGGCGGGGCATATCCGGGCCTTTGGCGAGGATGTCGTGCCCGCCAGCTATGACGATCTCGATGCGGCCGACCTGATCATCCTTGTCGGATCGAACACCGCCTGGTGCCACCCGATCGTCTATCAGCGCATCATGGCCGCGCGCGCCGAACGCGGTACCAAGCTGGTCGTCATCGATCCACGCCGCACCGAGACGTGCGAGGATGCCGACCTGCACCTCGCCATCCGGCCGGGCAGCGATGTGGCGCTGATGAACGGGCTGCTCGCGCATTGCCGTCGCGAGGGGCTGCTCGACGAAGCCTTCCTCACCGCGCATGTCGCGACGCCCGACGATTTCTGGGATGCGATTGAGGAGGACAGCGATCTGTGGAGCGTCGCCAAGACCTGCGACGTCGCGCCAGCCGACCTGAAGCAGTATTACGATCTGTTCGCCGCCAATCCGCGCACCGTCACCCTGTTCAGCCAGGGGATCAACCAGGCGCTGCGCGGCACCGATCAGGTCAACGCGATCATCAACCTGCACCTCGCCACCGGCCGGATCGGCAAGCCGGGCGCCGCGCCCTTTTCGATCACCGGGCAGCCTAATGCGATGGGCGGCCGCGAAGTCGGTGGCCTTGCCTCCACACTCGCAGCGCACATGGATTTCGCGCCTGAAAACGTCGCGCGTGTCGGCCGTTTCTGGTCAGCGCCTGCAATGGCGACGAAGCCGGGCCTCAAGGCGGTCGATCTGTTCCGTGCGGTCGGCGAAGGCCGGATCAAGGCTTTGTGGGTGATGGCGACCAACCCCGCCGTGTCGATGCCCGATGCCGGCCGCGTGCGCGAGGCGCTCGCCGCCTGTCCGTTCGTGGTCGTGTCGGATGTGATCGCCGACACCGACACCGGCCGCTTCGCGCACGTCCGCCTGCCCGCGACCGGCTGGGCGGAGAAAGACGGCACCGTTACCAACAGCGAACGGCGGATCAGCCGCCAGCGCGGCCTGCTGCCCGCCCCCGGCGAGGCGCGCCCCGACTGGTGGATCATCAGCGAAGTCGGCAAGCGCATGGGCTGGGGCAGCGCCTTCGCCTACGAACGGCCCGCCGACATCTATCGCGAACATGCGCGGCTCTCGACCTATCAGAACGGTGGCGCGCGGCTGTTCGACATCGGGCACCACGCCGCGATCGGCAACGCGGCCTATGACGCGATGGAGCCGAACCTTTGGGGCGGCCAACCCTTCGCCGATGGCGGCTTCTCCACTCCAGATGGCCGCGCGCGGCTCGTCTCCGTGCGGCAGGCGAAGCTGGCCGATCCGCTGAAGGACTGGCCGCTGACGCTCAACACCGGCCGCTACCGCGACCAGTGGCACACGATGACGCGCACCGGCCTCTCGCCCAAGCTCGCGCGCCACCGCGAAGAACCGCTGGCCGAGATCAACCCCGAGGATGCCGAACGGCGCGGGATCGCCGAGGGCGACATCGTTCGCGTCGCGACCCCGCAGGGCGAGAGCCTGTTCCGCGCAACCCTGAGCGAAGGCCAGCGCCGCGGCGAGATGTTCACCCCGATCCACTGGACCGATCGCCAGTCGAGTGGCGGGCGTACCGGCCTGCTTCCCCGGCCGCTCACCGATCCGCATTCGGGGCAGCCGGGGTTCAAATCGACCCCGACACAGGTCGAAAAGGTCGCGACCGAATGGCGCGCCTTCCTGATCGTGCGGGGTGAGGCGCCGCGCTGGCCCGAGGCGGTCTGGACGACGCGGATCACGGTGGGGGGCGGTGCGCTCTACGAACTGGCGGGCAACGGCGATCCGGCGGCCCTCGAAAAGGCGCTGCCCAAGGGCGACTGGATCGAGGCGGCGGACAAGGCGCGGGGCACACGGCGGATCGCCGTCATCGCCGAAGAGCGGATGGCAGCTGCCCTGTTCGTCACCCGCGACGGCGAACTGCCGAGCCGCGACTGGCTGATCGCGCAGCTACAGGCGCCGTCAGTCGCTCCGACACTCCTCGCCGCGCGCGCGCCGGGCGCGCAGGCCGATCGCGGGCCGATCATCTGCGTCTGTTTCGACATCGGCCTCAAGACGATCGTCGCCGCGATCGCCGACCAGCGCCTGGCCGATGTCGCCGCGATCGGCAAGGCGCTGGGCGCGGGCACCAATTGCGGATCATGCCGCCCCGCGCTCGGCCGAATCCTGACCGAAAACACTGCCGCCAAGGAGGTGAGCCATGCCGCCGTCTGA
- the nirD gene encoding nitrite reductase small subunit NirD, with amino-acid sequence MTGDWIDIGAVVEIPLRGARTVPVAGGEEIALFRTGDDRVFALVNRCPHKHGPLSQGIIHGHAVACPLHNWRISLETGEALGEDKGCVPTVPVRVDAGRILIARLALLATAIAA; translated from the coding sequence ATGACCGGAGACTGGATCGACATCGGCGCCGTCGTCGAAATCCCGCTGCGCGGCGCGCGCACCGTGCCCGTCGCGGGGGGCGAGGAAATCGCTCTGTTCCGCACCGGCGACGACCGCGTCTTCGCGCTCGTCAACCGATGCCCGCACAAGCACGGTCCGCTGAGCCAGGGCATCATCCACGGCCATGCCGTCGCCTGCCCGCTGCACAATTGGCGCATCTCGCTGGAGACCGGCGAGGCGCTGGGCGAGGACAAGGGCTGCGTGCCGACGGTGCCGGTACGCGTCGATGCCGGCCGCATCCTGATCGCGCGGCTCGCGCTGCTGGCGACGGCGATCGCGGCGTGA